The sequence TCTACTTGCTTCATCGGGGCTTCTCCGGAGCAACTTGTGAGAAAGAATGGGCATATGTGTGAAACAGCTTGTTTGGCGGGATCGATTCGCCGTGGACATACGGTGAAAGAAGATGAAGAGCTTGGACGATGGTTGCTTCAAGACGATAAAAATCGCCGCGAGCATGCGTTTGTTGTCGATATGATTAAACAAGCAATGAATGAAGTATGCACGGAAGTTGTCATTCCGAACGAACCAACGCTTTTGAAAATGAGACATATTCAACATTTATATACGCCTGTTCAGGCGAAAGTGAAGGAAGGCGTCTCGATTTTTTCACTCGTTGAACGGCTTCATCCAACCCCTGCGCTCGGGGGATTTCCGAAAGAAAAGGCGGTACAGACGATTCGGGAGATTGAGCCGCTTGATCGTGGATGGTATGCTGCTCCGATTGGTTGGGTTGATGCGAACGGAAACGGAGAGTTCGCTGTTGCGATTCGTTCGGCATTGCTTGAAGACAATAAAGCACATTTGTTTGCAGGATGTGGCATTGTCGCCCATTCTGATCCACATAATGAATACGAGGAAACGAATGTAAAGTTTAAACCGATGTTATTAGCGCTAGAGGGGGAACAAAGATGAATGAAATGACAGCGTATGTCACAGCTTTCGTTGAGCAACTAGCTCATATGGGAGTACAACAAGTAGTCATTAGTCCTGGTTCTCGCTCCACTCCTCTAGCGATGGTTATGGCTGAACATCCAACGTTAAATATTCATGTTCATATTGATGAACGTTCCGCTGCTTTTTTCGCATTGGGCATGGCGAAGGCTTCTGGAGAGCCAGTTGCTCTTGTTTGTACATCAGGGACAGCAGTAGCAAATTATTATCCAGCAATCGTTGAAGCTTATTATGCACGTGTCCCACTCGTTGTGATTACGGCTGATCGCCCTCATGAACTGCGTGATGTTGGCGCCCCACAAGCAATTAACCAGTTACATATGTATGGTTCATATGTAAAATGGTTTGTTGATATGGCGCTTCCAGAAGGAAATGAGCGAATGCTTCGTTATGCCGAAATGGTCGCTGCTCGCGCGGTATACGTTGCATCGTCTGTCCCAAAAGGACCGGTTCATATTAACGTACCGTTGCGCGAACCACTCGTTCCAACGATCGATGAGCCGTTGTTTTTGCCATCTTCTCCAGCTCGCATCGTGTATAAAGGAAATAAGCATCTTTGTGAAGAGATGATCGATGAGTTGTATGCGGAGTTGAGCGGTGTCGAAAAAGGGGTCATTATATGCGGAGATTTGCATATCGAAGGTTTTTCTGAGGCAGTTGTGAAGTTAGCGGAAGCATTGCAATACCCTATTTTAGCAGATCCTCTCTCTCCATTGCGGACAGGTATACACGAGAAACGATGTATTATTGAATCGTATGATGCGATGTTAAAAAATGAAACGTTTGCGGATAGGTTTGTTCCAGATGTCGCTATTCGGTTCGGAGCGATGCCTGTATCGAAATCGCTTTATGTTTGGTTGCAGAAGCATAAACAAGTAAAACAAATAGTTGTCGATGAAGCGGGACAATGGCGCGATCCAACGTTGTCGCTTCAAGTACTGATAGAAGCAAATGAGGTTCAGTTTTGTTATGATTTAGCGCAACGTGCCTCACATTCCCTTCGTTCGTCGCAATGGATGAGCAAGTGGCAATATATGAATGAACGTGCAAAACACATTTTGTTGAAAGCAGAAGAAGAGACGGATATGTTTGAAGGGAAAATATTTATTGAACTTGCCAACCTATTGCCAGACAAAGCAACACTCTACGTTGGCAACAGTATGCCTATTCGTGAT comes from Anoxybacillus flavithermus and encodes:
- the menD gene encoding 2-succinyl-5-enolpyruvyl-6-hydroxy-3-cyclohexene-1-carboxylic-acid synthase → MNEMTAYVTAFVEQLAHMGVQQVVISPGSRSTPLAMVMAEHPTLNIHVHIDERSAAFFALGMAKASGEPVALVCTSGTAVANYYPAIVEAYYARVPLVVITADRPHELRDVGAPQAINQLHMYGSYVKWFVDMALPEGNERMLRYAEMVAARAVYVASSVPKGPVHINVPLREPLVPTIDEPLFLPSSPARIVYKGNKHLCEEMIDELYAELSGVEKGVIICGDLHIEGFSEAVVKLAEALQYPILADPLSPLRTGIHEKRCIIESYDAMLKNETFADRFVPDVAIRFGAMPVSKSLYVWLQKHKQVKQIVVDEAGQWRDPTLSLQVLIEANEVQFCYDLAQRASHSLRSSQWMSKWQYMNERAKHILLKAEEETDMFEGKIFIELANLLPDKATLYVGNSMPIRDADTFFMSSSKRIRLLANRGANGIDGVVSSALGASYVSQPLVLVIGDLSFYHDLNGLLAAKLQQLHATIIVLNNNGGGIFSFLPQANEPKHFERLFGTPTHLSFQHAVDMYNGHYEKVETWEHFRRAMTDALSRPTLNVIEVPTSREYNVKIHRKLWKDVSKEMSNLLNKGE